GGTGAGCGCCTCGGTGGCAGCGTCCAGCGCCACTTGCGCCTCCGCCACCCCGGTGCGCCTCGCCAGGAACGCGCGCACCGATTCCCCGGGCCGTCGCTCAGGCTCCTGCGGGAGGTGCCCGACCGTCGCCGCCGGCGGGTTCAGCCGCACCTCGCCGGATTCCGGGCGGGCGAGCCCGGCCAGCGTGCGCAGCAAAGTGGACTTGCCGGCGCCGTTGACGCCGACCAGGCCGATCACCTCGCCCGGGGCGACGACGAGATCAAGGCCGGAGAAGAGAACGCGGTCACCGTGGCCCGCGGCCAGGTCCTTCGCGACGAGTGTGGCGCTCATGTCGGGAACGAGTGTACGGGCAGCGGCCACGCCGCGTGCCGTGTGTCGGATCCGTCACTCCGGGTGGGTACTCTGGGCGGGTTGCCAGGCAGAGCGAACAGCAGTGAGGTCGGTGAAAACGATGGCGGAACCCGCCCCGGTCCCGCACGGCCAGGGGAAGCAGCGGGCGCCTCGGCCGACGGTCAGCAGACGCCGGGAAGTGAGCCATGCCAGCGCGCGGTCGCTGCTGATGACAGTGCTGGGCGAGTACGTGCTGCCGCGCGACCGTCCGGTGTGGACGTCGCTGCTGGTCGAAGCGCTCGGGATGCTCGACATCGAGGAGAAGTCCGCCCGGCAGGCGCTGGCCCGGTCCTCGGCCGAGGGCTGGCTGGTATCCGAGCGGGTCGGCCGCCGGGTCCGCTGGTCGCTGACCCCGCCCGGGCGGCGGCTGCTCACCGAGGGGGCCGACCGGATATACGCCTTCGGCCGCGACGCGCGCGGCTGGGAAGGCCGCTGGCTGATGCTGATCGTCTCGGTGCCGGAAGCGAAACGCGACCTGCGCCACCGCCTGCGCACCCGGCTGACCTGGGCCGGTTTCGGGTCTCCGGTGGCCGGGGTGTGGGTGAGCCCGGACCCGAGCCGCGAGCCGGAAGCCCAGCAGATCGTCTCCGAGCTGGGCCTGGAGGCGCAGGCGATGTCGTTCACCGCGGACTACGGCGCGATCGGCGGCCAGGACAGCATGGTGGAGCGGTCCTGGGACCTGTCCGAGCTGACCGACCGCTACGAGGACTTCATCGACCGGTTCACCGGCGTCTCCCCTGCCGGCGCGCCCGCGGTGCTGCGCGCGCAGACCGAGCTCGTGCACGAATGGCGTCGCTTCCCGTTCCTGGACCCGCAGCTGCCCGACGACCTGCTGCCCGCGGGATGGAGCGGGGCCAAGGCGGCCGAGCTGTTCCACCGCAAGCACGTGGAATGGCGGCCGACCGCACAGGCGTATTGGGACGAGCTGACCGCGAACGAGGAGCAAGCATGACCAAGCTGGAGCGCGACGGCGGGCTTGCCGTGCTCACCATCGACGAACCGCCGCTGAACCTCTACACCGTGGCGCTGCAGGACGCGCTGCTGAACGCGATCGGCTCGCTGGAGGAGGAGCCCGCCCGTGCGCTGCTGATCCGCGCCGAAGGCCGCGTGGTGAGCGGTGGCGTCGATGTCGCGCTGTTCGACGCCCAGCCGTCCGCGGTCGAGGCGAAGGTGCTGTTCGACCAGCTGCTGACGGTGCCGGACCGCCTTGCCGCGCTGCCCTTCCCGACTGTGTTCGCCGCCCACGGCCTGTGCCTGACCTGGGCGTTCGAGGTGGCGATGGCATGCGATCTGCTGCTCGCCGCCGAGCGCGCGAAGTTCGGCCTGGTGGAGAAGGTCGTCGGTCTGACCCCGACGATGGGCGGCACGCAACGGCTCGCCGCGCGGGCCGGCGTCGCGCGGGCGAAGGAGTTCGTCTTCACCGGCGAACCGTTCGACGCCGCGACCCTGGAGCGGTGGAACGTGGTCAACCGGGTGCTGCCGAACGACGGTTTCGACGAGGCCGCGCGGGAGTTCACCCGTCAGCTCGCCGAAGGGCCGACTCAGGCGCACGCCGCGACGAAGCGCATCCTGGCGCATTTCGAACACGGCGGGGTGCCGGAGGCGAACGCGCACGTCACCACCATCGCCGCCGAGCTGTACCACACCGAAGACCTTCGCGGCGCGGTGAAATCGTTCCTCGCCGACGGTCCCGGAAAAGCGACGTACACCGGCAAATAACGCATTCGCCGCGCACCGCATCCCTTTCAGCGGGAACCTTCTTGACCCGGTTCGCGCCGGCCCCGGAAACTGGGCCGGCGCCGCCGGAATACCTGGTCAAGGAGGACCGTTGTCCCGCATCCTGTTCCGGAGAGCCCTCGCCGCTCTCGGCGCCGTACCGCTGACCTTCGGCCTGTGCGCGGCTCCCGCCGTCGCCGCCCCGTTCGTCCACCCCGGCGTGCTGGTCAGCAAGAACCAGCTCGATTTCGTTCGCGACAAAGTGAAAACCGGCGCACAGCCGTGGAAAGCCGCATCCGAGCAGATGCTGGCCAGCCCGTACGCCTCGCTCTCCCGGCAGCCCAAACCGCGCGCCGACGTCGATTGCGGTTCGCGTTCGAATCCGAACAACGGCTGCACGGACGAACGCCAGGACGCCATCGCCGCGTACACCGACGCGCTGGCGTGGTATGTGACCCAGGATTCCCGGTATGCCGAGAAATCCGTCGCGATCATGGACGCCTGGTCCGCCACGATCACCGAACACACCAACAGCAACGCCCCGCTGCAGACCGGCTGGGCGGGCGCGTCGTGGGCGCGGGCGGGCGAGCTGATCAAGGCGACTTACCAGAAGTGGCCGAACGAAGCCAAGTTCGCCGCGATGTTGCGCAACGTATACCTGCCGACTGTGGCGAAAGGCAGCAACAGCAACGGAAACTGGGAACTGGTCATGATGGAGGCCGCGGTCGGCATCTCAGTGTTCCTCGACGATCGCGCCAGCTACGACGCCGCGATGACCCGCTACCGCGACCGTGCGGCCGCGTATGTGTATCTGCCGAGCGACGGCGCGCTGCCGCACACCACCGCGAGCAGCGGGTTGAAGACGAAGGCGCAGATCGTGAAGTACTGGCAGGGCCAGTCGACGTTCACCGCCGGCCTGGCACAGGAAACCTGCCGCGACTTCACCCACACCGGCTACGGTCTGGCGTCCATCGCCGACATCGCCGAGACCTCCCGGATTCAGGGCGCCGACCTGTACTCGACGGACATCGGGAAGCGGCTGCAGGCCGGGTTCGAGTTCCAGGCGAAGTACGAGCTGGGCGCGAGGGCGCCCGCCTCGTTGTGCGGCGGGAAGCTGAACCTCGGCTTGGGACCGGTGACCGAGGTGGCGTACAACGCGCTGCACGGCCGGATGGGCGCAGCTATGCCGGAGACCGGGAAGCTGACCGACCAGGACCGTCCAGAAGGGACGAACACTCTGTTCGTCGCTTGGGAAACCTTGACGCACGCCGGAAATCCCGGCTGACCGGATCGCTGGGGGTGCGGCCCGCACCCCCAGCTCCGGTCTGCCCCGTCAGCCTGGCAACTGCCCGGGACGGTCCACGATCCCGTACCCGACCAGCGCTTCGGCCGTGGTGCCCAGGTACGCATGCGTTGCCGGGTCGAATACCAGCGTGGTCCCCTGCCAGCTGACCCCGATCCCCGCCCGCCCGGCCGGATCCTTCGCGTTCTCGACCGCCGTCAGCCCCGGCACTTCAGCGACCGCGTTGTACATCGCCGCCCGCGACTGCGGCGCGAGGTAGCTCTCGCTGGACAGCTGGCCCACCTTGGCCCCCATCGCCGCCGACCCGCCGCCGAGGTACTTGTACATCTGATCGGTCGTCGCCGGAAGTCCTTTGCGGTAGGCCGGAGTTTTCTGGCAGCCCTGCTTCGGCTCCGGCAGTTTCTCCCCGGCCGGGTGGTATTTCCCGTCGACGCACACCGGCGCCGGCATCCCCTTGCCGTCGGCCCGGACGTAGCCGTCCTGCTCCCCGTCCGCCGACAGCCACTCCTCGCGAGTGCCGGCCGGAGTCTGCGTCTTGACGTAGAGGAACTGATCCCCGCGTGGCGGCGCGTCCGGATTGTTCAGGGCGGCGGCCGCGGCGTCGTGCAGCACCCGCACCGGGTCAGCCGCCGCAGTCTGCGCACTGCCGAACGGCCCCAGCGCCGCGACCGCTGTAATCGCCGCCGCGATCCCGGCCACCCCCGCCCCAGCCCAACCGAACTTCTTGCGGCGCTCGGCTTTGACTTCTGCCGCGGCCGCCCGCAACAGCTTCTCGCGCGCCGCCGACAGGTCGTCCAGCGCAGGCAACGGCACTGCCGCCGCGCGCTCCCGGACCATCTTCAGCTCATCCATGTACGGAAACCTCCTCCGAATCAGTGCCGAGCGCGGCCCGCAACTTCCGCCGGGCGCGATTCAGCCGGGACCGGACAGTGCCGACCGGAATGCCGAGTGCCTCCGCGACCTCCTCGTAAGAAAGCCCCTCAGCCGCGGTAAGCAGGACAACGTCCCGGTCCCCGTCTGCGAGCGCCGCCAGCGCCGCCCCGAGCTCCGGCCCCCGCGCCTCCGCCACGACCCGCGCCGCGACGTCGTCGTCATGCGCCTCGGCG
This sequence is a window from Amycolatopsis benzoatilytica AK 16/65. Protein-coding genes within it:
- a CDS encoding PaaX family transcriptional regulator, which encodes MAEPAPVPHGQGKQRAPRPTVSRRREVSHASARSLLMTVLGEYVLPRDRPVWTSLLVEALGMLDIEEKSARQALARSSAEGWLVSERVGRRVRWSLTPPGRRLLTEGADRIYAFGRDARGWEGRWLMLIVSVPEAKRDLRHRLRTRLTWAGFGSPVAGVWVSPDPSREPEAQQIVSELGLEAQAMSFTADYGAIGGQDSMVERSWDLSELTDRYEDFIDRFTGVSPAGAPAVLRAQTELVHEWRRFPFLDPQLPDDLLPAGWSGAKAAELFHRKHVEWRPTAQAYWDELTANEEQA
- a CDS encoding enoyl-CoA hydratase/isomerase family protein; the protein is MTKLERDGGLAVLTIDEPPLNLYTVALQDALLNAIGSLEEEPARALLIRAEGRVVSGGVDVALFDAQPSAVEAKVLFDQLLTVPDRLAALPFPTVFAAHGLCLTWAFEVAMACDLLLAAERAKFGLVEKVVGLTPTMGGTQRLAARAGVARAKEFVFTGEPFDAATLERWNVVNRVLPNDGFDEAAREFTRQLAEGPTQAHAATKRILAHFEHGGVPEANAHVTTIAAELYHTEDLRGAVKSFLADGPGKATYTGK
- a CDS encoding alginate lyase family protein; this encodes MSRILFRRALAALGAVPLTFGLCAAPAVAAPFVHPGVLVSKNQLDFVRDKVKTGAQPWKAASEQMLASPYASLSRQPKPRADVDCGSRSNPNNGCTDERQDAIAAYTDALAWYVTQDSRYAEKSVAIMDAWSATITEHTNSNAPLQTGWAGASWARAGELIKATYQKWPNEAKFAAMLRNVYLPTVAKGSNSNGNWELVMMEAAVGISVFLDDRASYDAAMTRYRDRAAAYVYLPSDGALPHTTASSGLKTKAQIVKYWQGQSTFTAGLAQETCRDFTHTGYGLASIADIAETSRIQGADLYSTDIGKRLQAGFEFQAKYELGARAPASLCGGKLNLGLGPVTEVAYNALHGRMGAAMPETGKLTDQDRPEGTNTLFVAWETLTHAGNPG
- a CDS encoding CU044_5270 family protein, translating into MDELKMVRERAAAVPLPALDDLSAAREKLLRAAAAEVKAERRKKFGWAGAGVAGIAAAITAVAALGPFGSAQTAAADPVRVLHDAAAAALNNPDAPPRGDQFLYVKTQTPAGTREEWLSADGEQDGYVRADGKGMPAPVCVDGKYHPAGEKLPEPKQGCQKTPAYRKGLPATTDQMYKYLGGGSAAMGAKVGQLSSESYLAPQSRAAMYNAVAEVPGLTAVENAKDPAGRAGIGVSWQGTTLVFDPATHAYLGTTAEALVGYGIVDRPGQLPG